The Saprospiraceae bacterium genome includes a window with the following:
- a CDS encoding AI-2E family transporter produces the protein MQNQISAHIIRQIIFLIILGVLTVFMIRELSFLLVPCLGAITFYVILRNLMIRLVELRKWKKWLAALILILATLIIIVSPLAWLVNFGYNKILIVMENPDMIKKSFLNISSYINNQFGINIIDQEYVSKINNFLMEIAQAFLGTTINSIGSFGMMYLLLYFMLYQFKDIEIWMSTRLPFKKVNSQKLVRKTQDLIVSNALGIPVVAIIQGLIGMLGYWIFGVDDFVLFGVLTGIGSVIPVVGSAIAYLPLSVYMLSQGLTWQGIGVGLWGMFIIGTSDNVARFALQKYMSDTHPLVTIFGVIMGINVFGFMGVIFGPILLSLFVLLVDIYTDEYEAME, from the coding sequence ATGCAAAACCAGATTTCTGCGCATATCATCAGACAAATTATTTTTCTGATAATCCTTGGGGTTCTGACCGTTTTTATGATCAGAGAACTGAGTTTTTTGCTTGTACCGTGCCTGGGGGCTATCACTTTTTATGTCATTTTGCGAAATCTTATGATCAGACTTGTCGAATTGCGTAAATGGAAAAAATGGTTGGCGGCTCTTATTTTAATTTTGGCTACACTTATTATTATTGTATCTCCATTGGCATGGTTGGTCAATTTTGGGTATAATAAGATTCTGATCGTCATGGAGAATCCGGATATGATAAAAAAATCTTTTTTGAATATCAGTTCATATATTAATAATCAGTTTGGAATCAATATTATAGATCAGGAATATGTAAGTAAGATCAATAATTTTTTGATGGAAATAGCGCAGGCTTTTCTGGGTACAACTATAAATTCAATAGGATCATTCGGTATGATGTATCTGCTGCTGTACTTCATGCTCTATCAATTTAAAGATATCGAAATATGGATGAGTACCCGGCTACCCTTTAAGAAAGTAAATTCACAAAAATTAGTTCGAAAAACGCAGGATCTTATCGTCAGCAATGCATTGGGAATTCCGGTAGTTGCTATCATCCAGGGCTTAATAGGAATGTTGGGATACTGGATATTCGGGGTGGATGACTTTGTGTTATTCGGTGTATTGACCGGAATCGGAAGTGTTATACCGGTAGTAGGCAGTGCCATAGCTTACCTTCCTTTAAGTGTGTATATGTTATCGCAGGGACTGACCTGGCAGGGTATCGGAGTCGGTCTGTGGGGAATGTTTATCATAGGTACATCTGATAATGTAGCGAGATTTGCTTTGCAAAAATACATGTCGGACACGCACCCTTTAGTTACTATTTTTGGAGTGATCATGGGTATCAATGTTTTTGGATTTATGGGAGTGATTTTCGGACCGATATTACTGTCGCTTTTTGTGCTTTTAGTTGATATATATACGGATGAGTATGAGGCGATGGAATGA
- a CDS encoding fasciclin domain-containing protein, with protein MNVLAQDTKMVGGAAMYPTKTIMENAANSKDHTILVADVQAAVLVETLRSAGPFTVFAPVNAAFNNLPAGTVEVLLKPKNKAMLTGVLTYHVLSGKLDAKSVSEAIQKGKGNAVFTTVAGGKLTAVKKGKDILMTDENGGMSIITIADVYQANGLIHVIDSVLLPKSM; from the coding sequence ATGAATGTTCTGGCACAGGACACCAAAATGGTGGGTGGTGCAGCGATGTACCCCACTAAAACCATCATGGAAAATGCAGCGAATTCAAAAGATCACACCATATTGGTTGCTGACGTACAAGCCGCCGTTTTGGTCGAAACCCTTCGGTCCGCAGGGCCATTTACTGTTTTTGCACCGGTAAATGCAGCTTTTAACAATTTGCCGGCAGGTACTGTGGAAGTATTGTTGAAACCGAAAAACAAAGCAATGCTGACAGGTGTTCTGACTTATCATGTCCTTTCAGGTAAGTTGGATGCAAAGTCTGTCAGTGAAGCCATTCAAAAAGGAAAGGGGAATGCAGTCTTCACAACTGTGGCCGGAGGCAAACTAACCGCTGTCAAAAAAGGTAAAGACATTTTAATGACCGATGAAAATGGTGGCATGTCCATAATTACAATCGCCGATGTGTATCAAGCGAATGGCTTGATACACGTTATTGACTCAGTCCTCCTACCGAAATCTATGTGA
- a CDS encoding T9SS type A sorting domain-containing protein: MNTKIYSIYISFMCLFMGTFTFAQPHIQIELINRTLSNGGLTYTFDIQATALSGYTGTNSDWLAMSVSYEVALTGSQAITSATGIVNGTNANSLALPTSFPGGCATCKFRLNLTRTTQQDLVIGVPVILGMGTVNFNESVSGATIVTPRTLTNPQGSFWANANSGSRPFNLQSPFALPIYLSSFSADKNGERSVKLNWETSSEKNSSHFDIERTVDGLSWETIGQVAAAGNSTDTRNYGYNDDNLPLGRSLNKIFYYRLRMVDLDNAYKYSDIRGVNFTQNDRGFVSVYPNPASNYINIDLSGLDFELNGTAKIYMYDMSGRLVRQKDIIGSGLEPMNVQDLAADIYNIVVIQGDQRYTHKVAITH; the protein is encoded by the coding sequence ATGAATACAAAAATATACTCTATATACATTTCGTTTATGTGTCTTTTTATGGGGACATTTACGTTTGCTCAACCACACATACAAATTGAACTAATTAATCGTACCCTTTCTAATGGTGGTTTGACATATACATTTGATATTCAGGCTACTGCATTGAGTGGGTATACTGGAACTAACAGTGATTGGCTCGCAATGAGTGTTTCTTATGAAGTTGCTTTAACAGGATCACAAGCTATAACTAGTGCAACAGGAATTGTAAATGGTACTAATGCAAATTCTTTAGCACTTCCAACATCATTTCCTGGTGGATGTGCAACATGTAAGTTTAGACTTAATTTAACTAGAACAACACAACAAGACTTAGTTATTGGGGTTCCAGTTATTTTAGGAATGGGTACTGTAAATTTTAATGAATCGGTAAGTGGAGCTACAATAGTAACACCACGAACTTTAACTAACCCACAAGGGAGTTTTTGGGCAAATGCAAACAGTGGAAGCAGACCATTTAATTTGCAATCTCCATTTGCATTACCTATTTATTTGTCTTCTTTCTCCGCTGACAAAAACGGCGAAAGAAGTGTAAAATTGAACTGGGAGACATCTTCAGAAAAGAACAGTTCACACTTTGATATAGAAAGAACGGTGGATGGTTTATCATGGGAGACTATCGGGCAAGTAGCAGCAGCTGGCAATAGTACGGATACCCGTAATTACGGATATAATGATGATAATCTACCATTAGGCAGAAGTCTGAATAAAATATTTTACTACCGTCTTCGTATGGTAGATTTGGATAATGCTTACAAATACTCGGATATCCGTGGTGTAAACTTTACACAGAATGACAGAGGTTTTGTGAGCGTGTATCCGAATCCGGCATCCAATTATATCAACATAGATTTATCCGGTCTGGATTTTGAACTAAACGGAACAGCCAAAATCTATATGTATGATATGAGTGGAAGATTGGTAAGACAAAAAGATATTATCGGTTCCGGTTTAGAACCTATGAATGTACAGGATCTTGCTGCTGATATCTACAATATTGTAGTTATTCAGGGAGATCAGAGATACACGCATAAAGTTGCAATTACACATTAA
- a CDS encoding acyl-CoA thioesterase II codes for MSQLNELMDILNLTETAPFEYVGKNLFIGSPNVYGGQVLAQAIAAAHRTMDSDRHLHSIHSYFLNPGDNDLDIQYKVEVVKDGRAFNTRRVTGAQNGRDIFVLFASFQREETGIEHQAVMPNVARPESLTSFSDLFAEFAEKFNIEPRGIFSPNGPFIFHPVEHYDPFHPRIRPPMNHTWFRTNGTLPDDHLLHEQALAYASDFNLLITALLPHGLSFFTTPMQIASLDHAMWFHRPVKADDWLLYVVDSANANGGRAFCTGKIFSKDGILIASTAQEGLIRKLKI; via the coding sequence ATGAGCCAATTGAATGAATTAATGGATATTCTGAATCTGACAGAAACTGCACCTTTTGAGTATGTTGGAAAAAATTTATTTATCGGCAGCCCGAATGTATATGGTGGACAGGTATTGGCACAAGCTATCGCTGCTGCTCATCGGACGATGGATAGTGACCGTCACTTACATTCCATCCACAGCTACTTTCTGAATCCCGGTGATAATGATCTGGATATTCAATACAAAGTAGAAGTAGTGAAAGATGGAAGAGCCTTTAATACACGTCGTGTCACAGGAGCCCAAAACGGCAGGGATATATTTGTATTATTTGCGTCTTTCCAGAGAGAAGAAACCGGAATCGAACATCAGGCTGTCATGCCTAACGTTGCCAGACCGGAATCGCTGACAAGTTTTTCAGACCTTTTTGCTGAATTTGCAGAAAAATTCAATATCGAGCCGAGAGGGATTTTTTCCCCCAACGGACCTTTTATATTTCACCCGGTGGAACATTACGACCCTTTTCACCCCAGAATCCGACCACCGATGAATCACACCTGGTTTCGTACCAACGGTACTTTACCGGATGATCATTTACTGCATGAGCAGGCATTAGCCTATGCGTCAGATTTTAATTTGCTCATTACAGCACTTCTGCCGCACGGACTTTCATTTTTTACTACGCCAATGCAGATTGCCAGTTTAGATCACGCTATGTGGTTCCACAGACCCGTAAAAGCAGATGATTGGCTTCTCTATGTAGTCGATAGCGCCAATGCAAATGGTGGGCGTGCTTTCTGTACAGGTAAGATTTTTTCTAAAGATGGTATCCTTATCGCCAGTACCGCACAGGAAGGACTTATCAGGAAATTGAAGATTTGA
- a CDS encoding transposase yields MNCKVNNFFECVDINQIAFETGFCKRAFRKITPVDFLKSFFIAFGQSKYSLRNWSIVLSSMIGEFVSFQAIDKKIQFQKIDFVKKLFTETCSLNLNNFTAKITGDLAGFGRIIIQDSTLVKLSDKHYVHTSGVSNGLVKKALSRIQSTIDLGMGKFIDVVMCTYSQNDVSFTDNILSHIKPKDLILRDLGYFKIQVRKIFKRLLPTLFQNCMLVSYCSIMKRIKG; encoded by the coding sequence ATGAATTGCAAAGTTAATAATTTTTTTGAATGTGTTGATATTAATCAGATTGCTTTTGAAACAGGTTTCTGTAAGAGAGCATTCCGAAAGATTACTCCTGTTGATTTCTTAAAATCTTTCTTTATTGCATTTGGTCAATCGAAGTATTCCCTAAGAAATTGGTCCATTGTTTTAAGTTCTATGATTGGTGAGTTTGTATCATTTCAAGCTATTGACAAGAAGATTCAATTTCAGAAAATTGATTTTGTTAAGAAATTATTTACAGAGACCTGTTCTCTGAATTTGAATAATTTTACTGCTAAAATTACCGGAGACTTGGCTGGCTTTGGTAGAATAATTATTCAAGACAGCACCTTAGTCAAATTATCTGATAAACATTATGTGCACACATCAGGTGTATCCAATGGTTTGGTTAAAAAAGCATTGAGTCGCATACAGTCAACGATTGATCTGGGTATGGGTAAATTTATTGATGTAGTAATGTGTACTTACTCACAGAACGATGTTTCCTTTACCGACAATATTCTTAGTCACATTAAACCCAAGGATTTAATCTTACGAGACCTTGGCTATTTTAAAATTCAAGTTCGGAAAATATTCAAGAGGCTTCTGCCTACTTTATTTCAAAACTGCATGCTGGTGTCTTATTGTTCAATAATGAAACGAATCAAAGGATAG
- a CDS encoding transposase, which produces MKNLSNQMRKMALLRFDIFVKIGEKEKYSVRMIGYKVTEEQAMKKRKKLIQSRHKDSGITEKAYFLCNYNIFITNIPKEQLAAHKMFEIYSLRWSIELMFKEWKSIFDLNALMLSNKTPNPARPEMLLYLMLLYIALVVKPAYYKIAAIIKQKYNKYVSPHKFSNYLKTVSNLGSAEYVGSST; this is translated from the coding sequence TTGAAGAATTTATCAAATCAAATGAGAAAAATGGCTCTACTTCGTTTTGATATATTTGTCAAAATCGGGGAGAAAGAAAAATACTCAGTAAGGATGATTGGGTATAAGGTGACTGAAGAACAAGCAATGAAAAAGAGGAAGAAGCTCATCCAATCAAGACATAAAGACAGTGGCATAACAGAAAAAGCTTATTTCCTATGTAACTATAATATATTCATTACCAATATACCAAAAGAACAATTAGCAGCCCATAAAATGTTTGAGATTTACAGTCTTCGATGGTCTATTGAGTTAATGTTTAAAGAATGGAAGAGTATCTTCGATCTTAATGCATTAATGCTGAGTAACAAAACACCAAACCCTGCAAGACCAGAAATGTTATTATATTTGATGCTATTATATATTGCATTGGTAGTCAAGCCAGCATATTATAAAATTGCTGCTATTATAAAGCAAAAATATAATAAGTATGTAAGCCCACACAAGTTTTCTAATTATTTAAAAACAGTCTCTAACTTAGGGTCTGCTGAATATGTCGGAAGTTCAACCTGA
- a CDS encoding transposase, protein MADKIYCTRENRNFLKEMGIELRAKPLGRPKALSNQVRPGERNPIEGKFGQAKRGYGLDKIRAKLASTSESWISTIILVLNLVKLAGTALYCLTQSIVKHFKQWCTLQVNQLLLILLSMVQPRKYWGSG, encoded by the coding sequence TTGGCGGATAAGATATATTGTACGAGAGAGAATCGAAACTTCCTCAAAGAAATGGGTATAGAGCTACGGGCAAAACCATTAGGAAGACCGAAGGCATTGTCAAATCAAGTAAGACCCGGAGAAAGAAATCCCATTGAAGGAAAGTTTGGTCAGGCAAAGCGGGGGTATGGTCTTGACAAGATAAGAGCAAAGCTGGCTTCAACGAGTGAATCATGGATTTCCACCATTATACTGGTGCTCAACCTAGTCAAGTTGGCTGGGACAGCACTGTATTGCCTAACACAAAGCATTGTAAAACATTTTAAGCAATGGTGTACCTTGCAGGTAAATCAGTTGTTATTAATATTGTTGAGTATGGTCCAGCCCAGAAAGTACTGGGGATCAGGTTGA
- a CDS encoding transposase, which yields MAKAQKSRASKLRYLSPSVVPLPGFETPFDQHLDKNNRWVKLAQLIPWDSIVNIYLSKLKNQKLGADSINPRVVIGAMIIKHINDFSDRETVLQIQENVYMQYFIGFSSFSNQAPFDASLFVEFRNRLGPEDINKINEKIVKIYQQSIDESSEDGNIKNDTVEHKDKSEAIPPEVSVPTQDDVTQSTTVSDEVEK from the coding sequence ATGGCAAAAGCTCAAAAAAGTCGTGCATCAAAGCTTCGATATCTTAGTCCGAGTGTGGTTCCATTACCTGGATTTGAGACTCCCTTTGACCAACATTTGGACAAAAATAACAGGTGGGTAAAGTTGGCTCAACTCATACCTTGGGATAGCATAGTAAATATTTACTTGTCCAAGTTAAAGAATCAGAAACTGGGAGCTGACAGCATAAATCCTCGTGTAGTGATAGGAGCTATGATTATCAAACATATTAATGATTTTAGTGACAGAGAGACCGTACTGCAAATACAGGAGAATGTCTACATGCAGTATTTTATAGGCTTTAGTAGTTTTAGTAATCAAGCACCATTTGATGCTTCACTTTTCGTAGAGTTTCGTAATCGTTTAGGTCCGGAAGATATCAATAAAATAAACGAAAAGATTGTAAAAATCTATCAACAATCGATTGACGAGAGTAGCGAAGATGGAAACATAAAAAATGATACTGTTGAACATAAAGATAAATCTGAAGCAATTCCTCCGGAGGTTAGTGTACCCACACAAGATGACGTGACACAATCAACGACAGTCTCCGACGAAGTAGAAAAGTAA
- a CDS encoding gluconate 2-dehydrogenase subunit 3 family protein produces the protein MDRRENLKLLLTGTLATGFLISTGCKDSTGKEVEEMLPGLGYGRTPEEIAHDLRLKGESFFSDKERKMVEILCDIIIPEDEESVSATEAGVPDFIEFMMKDYPKFQVPMRGGLMWLNSECNKRFESDFLSCTDENRINVIEDIAYPDTAKAEMKPGVTFFNLIRNLTATGYFTSEEGIEYLRYAGNRPNEWDGVPDEVLRKHGLSYDQRTLDISIKSSERNTIAVWDDQGNLVG, from the coding sequence ATGGACAGAAGAGAAAATCTTAAATTGCTGCTCACCGGCACCCTTGCTACGGGATTTCTGATTAGTACAGGTTGTAAAGATTCTACCGGAAAGGAAGTGGAAGAAATGTTGCCGGGATTAGGATATGGGAGAACACCTGAAGAAATTGCTCATGATCTAAGGTTAAAGGGAGAAAGTTTTTTTTCTGACAAAGAAAGGAAAATGGTAGAAATACTCTGCGATATCATTATCCCGGAAGATGAAGAATCCGTGAGCGCTACCGAAGCAGGTGTCCCCGATTTTATTGAATTTATGATGAAAGATTATCCAAAGTTTCAGGTGCCGATGAGAGGTGGACTCATGTGGCTTAATAGTGAGTGTAACAAAAGATTTGAAAGTGACTTTTTATCCTGCACGGACGAAAACAGAATCAATGTCATTGAAGATATCGCATATCCGGATACCGCAAAAGCAGAAATGAAACCTGGTGTAACCTTCTTCAACTTAATACGAAATCTGACAGCTACAGGTTACTTTACATCTGAAGAAGGTATAGAATATCTCCGGTATGCAGGTAATCGTCCCAATGAATGGGATGGCGTGCCGGATGAAGTACTTAGAAAACACGGCCTGAGCTATGACCAGCGGACATTGGATATTTCCATAAAATCTTCTGAAAGAAATACAATTGCCGTTTGGGATGATCAGGGAAATTTGGTGGGGTGA
- a CDS encoding GMC family oxidoreductase, producing the protein MSFQIKESGEPYDVCIVGSGAGGGMTAKILADAGLSVAVMEAGGDFDPAMEEYRTQMRWPWESPRRGANTQRAFGDFDAAWGGWEIDGEPYTRKNGTSFDWFRSRMLGGRTNHWGRISLRFGPKDFKRKDQDGLGDNWPISYDDIKPYYDKVDKLIGIFGSKEGIDNEPDGFFLPPPKPRLHELYFKKGAQKMNIPVIPSRMSILTRKINAERGVCFYCAQCNRACQVYADFSSSTCLVKPAMQKGSVDLFTNAMVREVLTDENGLATGVSFIDKKDMQEYKVNARVVVLAASACESARLLLNSKSKFHPDGLANGSGVVGRYLHDSTGTDRMGFMPALIERDIYNEDGVGGLHVYTPWWLDNKKLDFPRGYHIEYWGGMGMPSYGFGFGMDTMRKYLTDNLGNPQPNGGYGTSLKKDIRRIRGATVGMSGRGESIPQFDNYCEIDPEKVDKFGIPVLRFHYKWTDHEVRQAKHMHDTFEEILTSMGAVLLGEKPNAEKQYGLLAPGRIIHEVGTTRMGDDPKTSVLNKYAQAHECENLFVTDGGPFVSQADKNPTWTILALAWRTSDYIIEQLKQKNI; encoded by the coding sequence ATGAGCTTTCAAATAAAAGAATCAGGCGAACCTTATGATGTCTGTATTGTAGGGTCAGGTGCCGGAGGCGGTATGACTGCAAAAATTCTGGCAGATGCCGGTCTTTCCGTAGCAGTCATGGAAGCAGGTGGTGATTTCGATCCTGCAATGGAAGAATACCGTACCCAGATGAGATGGCCCTGGGAATCACCACGCAGAGGAGCCAATACACAACGGGCATTTGGTGATTTTGATGCTGCCTGGGGCGGTTGGGAAATTGATGGCGAGCCCTACACCCGGAAAAACGGCACTTCTTTTGACTGGTTCAGATCCCGGATGCTGGGTGGAAGGACCAATCACTGGGGAAGGATTTCTCTCCGTTTTGGCCCCAAAGACTTCAAAAGAAAAGATCAGGACGGACTGGGAGACAACTGGCCAATCAGCTATGATGATATAAAACCTTATTATGATAAAGTCGATAAACTGATAGGCATTTTCGGAAGTAAGGAAGGTATTGATAACGAACCTGACGGATTTTTCCTACCTCCACCTAAGCCCAGATTGCACGAACTGTATTTTAAAAAAGGTGCACAAAAAATGAATATTCCTGTCATTCCTTCCAGAATGTCAATACTGACCAGGAAGATAAATGCTGAACGGGGCGTGTGTTTTTACTGTGCACAATGCAATCGTGCCTGTCAGGTGTACGCTGATTTTTCATCTTCTACTTGTTTGGTTAAACCGGCTATGCAGAAGGGATCCGTAGATCTGTTTACCAATGCAATGGTGAGAGAAGTGCTTACTGATGAGAATGGTTTGGCCACCGGGGTATCTTTTATTGACAAAAAAGATATGCAGGAGTATAAAGTAAATGCAAGAGTAGTAGTACTTGCTGCTTCAGCCTGCGAATCCGCCAGATTGCTTCTCAATTCAAAATCAAAATTTCATCCGGATGGATTAGCTAACGGGAGTGGGGTAGTAGGCAGATATCTGCATGATTCTACAGGGACGGATAGGATGGGGTTTATGCCTGCTTTGATAGAGAGAGATATATATAATGAAGATGGAGTAGGGGGACTACATGTCTATACTCCGTGGTGGCTGGATAATAAAAAACTGGATTTCCCGCGTGGTTATCATATTGAATATTGGGGTGGGATGGGGATGCCGTCTTACGGATTTGGCTTTGGCATGGATACAATGCGAAAATATCTCACGGACAATCTCGGAAATCCACAACCCAATGGAGGATATGGTACTTCACTGAAAAAGGACATCAGACGGATCCGGGGTGCAACTGTAGGTATGTCAGGGAGAGGAGAAAGTATCCCGCAATTTGACAACTATTGTGAGATTGACCCGGAGAAAGTGGATAAATTTGGCATTCCTGTACTTAGATTTCATTATAAATGGACGGACCACGAAGTACGTCAGGCCAAACATATGCATGATACTTTTGAAGAGATTCTGACCAGTATGGGAGCAGTCCTGTTAGGTGAGAAACCAAATGCTGAGAAACAATACGGTCTCCTGGCTCCCGGACGTATCATTCATGAAGTCGGTACCACCAGAATGGGAGACGATCCTAAAACTTCCGTCCTGAACAAATATGCACAAGCCCATGAATGTGAAAACCTTTTTGTGACGGATGGCGGACCATTTGTTTCGCAGGCAGACAAAAACCCAACATGGACGATACTCGCATTAGCTTGGAGGACTTCAGATTACATTATCGAACAACTCAAACAAAAAAATATCTGA
- a CDS encoding DUF2490 domain-containing protein — protein sequence MFYVNRILPHLFLLFFFNLSFCPELYSQDSKVVYPHGVFWSKLEVNQIFDNKIGIGADFVLRRKNAFNEGSIFDLALRESFRPWIHYQFSPYARLSFSPLGYMHTNEYIGKESDLNREDYYELRTTLQFFHHVKQLKGRLMHTWRYRYEWRWQETQNSDEFRYLNRFRFRYRIRYLINTTDFYENGVWYAAVSNEIGLNIGKSVVLNTFNQNRLYVGIGYRFLNACRAEIRYVDRFRTRGATGFEFDHGKGLMIGFYIDQFSKVSSSKDIPTVRFYD from the coding sequence ATGTTTTATGTAAATAGGATTCTTCCACATCTGTTCCTCCTATTCTTTTTTAATCTGAGTTTTTGCCCTGAATTATATAGTCAGGATAGTAAGGTGGTATATCCGCACGGTGTATTCTGGAGTAAGCTGGAAGTCAATCAGATTTTTGATAATAAAATAGGAATAGGTGCTGATTTTGTCTTGCGACGCAAGAATGCTTTTAATGAAGGTAGCATTTTTGATCTTGCGCTTAGAGAAAGTTTTCGTCCATGGATACATTATCAATTCAGTCCTTATGCACGATTGTCCTTTTCTCCTTTGGGTTATATGCATACCAATGAGTATATTGGTAAAGAAAGTGACTTAAACAGGGAAGATTACTACGAGCTCAGAACCACATTACAGTTTTTTCATCACGTGAAACAGTTAAAGGGTCGTCTCATGCATACATGGCGGTACAGATATGAATGGCGGTGGCAGGAAACTCAAAATTCAGATGAATTCAGATACTTAAACAGATTCAGATTCAGATACAGAATCAGGTATTTAATTAATACAACTGATTTCTATGAAAATGGTGTCTGGTATGCTGCCGTCTCAAATGAAATAGGTTTAAACATAGGTAAAAGTGTAGTTCTGAATACCTTTAATCAGAATCGTCTCTACGTAGGTATAGGATACAGGTTTCTGAATGCCTGCAGAGCAGAAATCCGATATGTAGATAGATTCAGGACGAGAGGAGCTACCGGATTTGAGTTTGATCACGGAAAAGGATTAATGATAGGATTTTATATTGATCAGTTTTCTAAGGTCAGTTCGAGTAAAGATATTCCCACCGTTAGATTTTATGATTAA
- the lpxK gene encoding tetraacyldisaccharide 4'-kinase, whose translation MFRKLVIRILLSPFSLIYGVLISLRNGFYDFGILRSSRFSVPVISVGNLTIGGAGKSPHIEFLTAMLKDYINVAILSRGYKRQTKGFRFVAQTDNAYQSGDEPLQFKRKFRDEIVVAVSESRAFGIPQILQQYPDVQTILLDDAFQHREVQPGLNILLTAYENLFTRDYLLPAGRLREWRSAYKRADIIIVSKCPGEMDFVEKEKLFKEINPLENQKIFFSYYEYGYPYNFFNPSQRINLDEKLDVVLLSSIANTDYLLDFLEKKVESIHEVEFADHHNYELNDIEFITKVYKNRTTERKILLTTEKDATRLELHKNVLLEKQIPIFILPVKVVFHFGESESFKELIQKYLLQFKA comes from the coding sequence ATGTTCAGAAAACTTGTCATCAGAATCCTTCTTTCACCGTTCTCATTAATTTATGGGGTTTTGATTTCTTTAAGAAACGGATTTTATGATTTTGGTATTCTGAGATCCTCCAGATTTAGTGTTCCTGTTATTAGTGTTGGTAATCTGACTATTGGTGGGGCAGGTAAATCTCCCCACATTGAATTCCTGACTGCCATGCTGAAAGATTATATTAATGTTGCAATTCTGAGCAGGGGCTACAAAAGGCAGACAAAAGGATTTAGATTTGTAGCTCAGACAGACAATGCTTATCAGTCAGGAGATGAACCACTTCAGTTTAAGAGAAAATTCAGAGACGAAATTGTGGTTGCTGTCTCTGAAAGCAGAGCATTTGGTATACCACAGATTCTGCAGCAATACCCTGATGTTCAGACGATTCTTCTCGATGACGCATTTCAGCATAGGGAGGTTCAGCCCGGACTGAACATTTTACTTACTGCATATGAAAATCTTTTTACAAGAGATTATCTCTTGCCGGCAGGCCGGTTGCGGGAGTGGAGATCAGCTTACAAGCGGGCTGATATCATTATTGTTTCAAAATGTCCGGGTGAAATGGACTTCGTTGAAAAAGAAAAGTTATTCAAAGAAATTAATCCCCTTGAAAACCAGAAAATTTTCTTCAGTTATTATGAATATGGGTATCCCTACAATTTTTTTAATCCATCCCAGAGAATTAATTTGGATGAAAAACTGGATGTGGTATTATTGAGCTCAATTGCAAATACGGATTATTTATTGGATTTTCTTGAAAAAAAGGTTGAGTCCATTCATGAAGTAGAATTTGCCGATCATCATAATTATGAATTAAATGACATAGAGTTTATCACAAAAGTTTATAAGAATCGAACTACTGAAAGAAAAATATTGCTGACTACAGAAAAAGACGCCACACGACTGGAGCTGCATAAAAACGTATTACTTGAAAAACAAATACCCATTTTTATTTTACCCGTAAAAGTAGTTTTTCATTTTGGTGAAAGTGAATCATTTAAGGAACTGATCCAGAAATATCTTCTGCAATTTAAAGCTTAA